TCTGACTTTAGCCAGGCTGTGTGGGATGTTGATTCATGTACTTTGGGAAGGGCTGTGGCATGGCTTGGTGGATTTATGGTTAGGAAAGTGACCGTGCTGTCTCCCAAAGGTCAGACTGCTGTGGGAAGGAACGTGGTGCTGCCATGTTCAAGTTCTGTCAGTGATCCcagaaaaaattgaatttttgtgCTAAAATTTTTAGCAGATAGTTGTCACTCTTAGACTTCAGTTAAAGAtcgggggagggagaaaaggggaGTGTATCTGCCTTTTTTGGCTTCTTTCTGATTTAGAGAGAGACTGGAAAGCTTATTGCTGAGAATTGTGTGTATGTCTTCCCTGTCCTTACTGGAGAGCTCTCTGGAGAACCGGAACTTCTTCTTGTGGTGTATTCTCACTCCTGGAATGAGTTTCCAATTCTCCAGGTTCCTAACACACAGATCTGTGATCTTAGGAAGCTGTAAGATCCTGATATCAGACAAGAGCAGGTCAAATCAAGACTTGGATTGGAGTTTGCTGGCAAGATCCCAGTGTGCATAGTGCTGGCACCTCAGGGAGATATTCCACCAATCAGTATTGGTCCCAATGCCACACGGGTGCAAAGGGGTACTGTGCTGCTGGGAGACTCTCCTCTATCAGTTGGCACTGACCCCAGGGCTTTAGCATGCTGCCAAAGTGGTACTGTGCTGCAGTGTGTGGTATGGGTGACTCAGTGAGGGTGCTGTCCTGCTAGAGATGACATCTTTCACGTGAGGTGTAAATTCCTTGTTTGTAAAGCTCGTGCTGGTATTAGTGGGAGTAGGTGCCTATCTGTGTACACCTGCTGGGTGAGCAGTGCGTAGCTCTTAATTCTTACATGCTGACTTTAGTCATAAAAAGTAAAAATGCTCTTTCCCTCAGAATGAGACCATTGGTTTTCATAGCCCAGCATTCTGCCTTCCTCAATCTCTCTGCAGTTGGTTGGTTACAGTGTTCACTTCTTGTCCTTCATTGCTGAGCATctcttaaacagctgctgcagtcCACCTCAGGGTCTTATGTTGCCATGCAGTGCTGGGTGAGTGGATGGAATGTGAGTTTATCAGTGGGCTACttgtattttctttctccttagaTTCACCGCAGCTGAGAAGGTTTCTGTGTGGTGAGATGGAGTTTGTGTCCCGAGTGGGAGCTCGACTGAGCCTGATGTGCCTGAACATCCAGGAGGCAGATCCCAAAGTCTTGTGCGGTCTGAGCAGCAAGAGGATCAAAACATCCATCGGTCACTCAGCTTGAGGCCTCATCTCTCACCTCTGTCCATAGGAAAGGAATGAGAGAGCCTCTGATACAGCTTGGCAGCATGTGTGTTCTGGCTGAGACTACAGGCTGTGGGCTGCGACTGGGGCGTTTGTTGTTAGGGCTTTGGGGTCAGTGATTGAGGGGTGGAATTGATTGTGTGTTTCCCGAGGGAGGTCATTCTGGGACTCTTGACACGGCCAATTGAGGGGCTAAAAATCTGGGAGTGACAGGTGCTCATCCTCTCTTAGCACTCAGCCATGGCTTACAAACTTAGCACTCAGTTTGTGTGTATTTTACAGTATAATATCTAATgtaaataaaagtatttttaataaaacttaAAGAATGCCATGGGTGTTTGTAGAGAACTTGGGCAGAAGAGCATTTATACCAGGTTTGAGAACTAGGCACAGAGCTGCCTAGATTGGCTTGCCTGCCTGAGAAACCAAACAGCAGTAATGGGGAGGGGCACAAAATCAAAGCTGAAATTAGCTGCCCCCATAGAAAATGGTTTGAAAAGCATCTGGACCTAGATTCAAAGGGGACTTAGGCAGTGCAGTGCCAATCATAGGCACCCTGCTACCTAATGGAATTCTCAGCCCCAAGACAGGCTCCCCTTGCATTGTATGGGGCAGTGAAGCACCTAAGGAAGGGCTTTTCAGCAAGCTGAGCCAGGAGCTGCGTAAGGGTgccaggagtgaagtgcagaggaAGGGGGTGGACTGGCTGGGTGCCTTGCTTTCCTCAACCCAGAGTTATGGTCCTTTCACTTGCAGACTTGGAGAACATGTTGCTGAGACACGTAGCTGGGAAGAGTAGTAAGTTCATTTATATCCGTGAACAAAGAGGGGAGATGTGAGATCAGTTGGCCAgactgaaatatgttttaaaaaggcACATGAACATGAATTGAAGCAAACAGTCATAAAGTTCAAGTCCACATAACGAATGCTTTGGCCTTCTGACTCTTCCCACTAGACTCAGTCAGATGCTCCAAAATGGCTGCTCTGTGTCAGTCTCTTACCCCTCCTCAAGCTAACAGTAGGCACTGCCCACAAAATGTAAAAAGACCCACTTGGGGATCATCTTAGAAGAATGACTCTTTTCAAGGGTTACATAGAAACataatttcagtttttaaaaaccacacacaaaaaaggccACACAATAAAACTGACTAGTAAAGTTAGGGAGAAAATTCAAAATGCTACTGGGTGTAGCATATAGCCAGCATCTGCAATTCACGGTCCAAGGCAGACAGGAAGCCTAAAACTAGAGAGCTGTTCTGAGGCCTGAATAATTGTATGACCAATAAAAGCACTTGTGGAGCTGCATGCTGATAAGAGCTGGTAGAATGTTGTTGCCGTTACTGGTTGAATGATTTATCTAGTAAATAATTTCTTCATTATAACTCTATAACTAGTTAATTACTGTATAAAGAATTAATATTCTTGCTATCCATGTACAGTAAAAGTTGTTTTATCTGGCATGTTGAGGGAATAGGGGGTgccggtaagtgaaaaatgccgggtaactaagagggagggagtttgggtgcggaagggggctcagggcagcaggCTGGGGCGCGGAAGAGGTTGCAGGGTGCTGGATCTGGGGGTTGCTCACCTCAGGCGGGTACCCACAAGTGGTGGTCTGTTccagctgctcctaggcagagatgCGGCAGGTGGCTCTACGCGCTGCCCCCATCCTGCCCCGAGCACTAGCTCCATACCGCCCATTGGAAGGGAAcctaggagcagctgggacagaTTGCCACTTGTGGTGAGCCGCCAGAGGTGAGCACCCCCCAGATCCGGTACCCTGCATCCCAGCCCGCTGCCTCAAGCCCCCTCTCGCACCCAAACGACCTCCCAGAGCTCACATTCCACACCCCTCCTCACCCGCTGTTGGCTCTGTGCCAACTGGACTATAAACCggaatttcaatgaagatcagaaatgctggtttatagagctttccagttggtgAAGTGGCAGATAAAACAGATTTTACTgtaaatatctaatccttttttaatCCTACTAAGATCTCATCCTCAGTATTCTGTAGCAATAAGTTCAACAATCCAGTTACAAACTCTCTTTTTCACCAGTTTTAAATGTCACCTTTCAATTTAATTGTGActgtcccctagttcttgtgttatgagacaggatAAATAAGAGTTAGAAATCTGTCTTGTTTAGACTATtgcttattttatatatttttcatgTCCTCTTCTATTtgctcctttctaaggtaaacatagaatcatagattttaaggtcagaagggaccattatgatcatctagtctgacctcctgcacaatgcaggccacagaatctcacccagcaACTCtcgtaacaaacccctaacttatgtctgagctattgaagtcctcaaatcatggtttaaagacttcagggtgcagagaagcctccagcaagtgactcgtgccccacgctacagaggaaggggGCGGGCGGAGGGATacgtcagtggtttgagcattggcctgctaaacccagggttgtgagctcaatccttgaggggggccatttaggatctggggcaaaaatgggggattggtcctgctttgagcagggggttggactagatgacctcctcaagtcccttccaacctggatattctatgattctaaagcgaAAAACACCCTCAAGacctctgccctggaggaaaattccttcccaaccccaaatgtggccatcagctaaaccctgagcaagactcatcagccagacacccatctctgtggtaactcagatcccaccccatctaacatcccatcacaggccattgggcatagcTACTgttagtcgaagatcaattaattgccaaaattaggctattccATCATATcctctcctccataaacttatcaagcttagtcttgaagccagatatcttttgcccccactgcttcccttgggaggctgtttcagaacttcactcctctgatggttagaatccgtctaatttcaagtctaaacttcctgatggccagtttatatccatttgttcttgtgtccacattggtactgagcttaaataattcttctccctctgtggtatttatccctctgatatatttatagagagcaatcatctcctctcagccttcttttggttaggctaaacaagccaagctctttaagtctcctttcataagacaggttttccattcctcggatcatcctagtagcccttctaaACAATCCTATCCTTTCAATTTCTCTTCATATGAGAGTTTTTCAAACTACAAATCGTTTTTTGTTACCCATCTGTgaatagggctggctggaaaacaagatttCTGTTTGTGAAAAATTTAGTGGTTTCAACATTTGTGTTCTGATGCAGAAAGAATCCAAGACTTTTCAAAAGCTTTGGAGTGAGAGATTCCCCCCACAACCaccaagtggttagagcactccgcTGGGATGTAATGCGCCCTAATTTCAAGTCCTGGCTGTGCCTGATTCTTACAATCCAGGTGCataccctaaccaccaggctattctgATGTGGTGCACTCTGCTTTTGATCAGAAATCACACCCTGGATCTGAGAAATCTTCCAACCAAAGTTTCATCAAAACTGACGTTTctgcaaaatgtttgtttcaataaatcagcattttccgaTGGATAAGTGTGTTGTCAAAATGTTCCTGATCAGCTTTGATCTGTGAACCCCCTTTCCTTCCCCTACATCTTTTTTTGAAATCGGGTGACCAGAACAACACAATATCCTAGATGACTTTTATAATAGCATTATAATGTTCTCCATATTATTCGCCTTCTCATCCCTTGTACGTACTaacagtttgtttgcttttttgccacTTCTGCACACTCTGCAGCGATTTTCATTGAGATGTCTGCAGTGATGCTCAGGCCTTTTCCCTGAATTGGCAATTATTAcctccaatatgcattactttccatttgtcaaccctgaatttcatctgccagcaTGCTGCCTACTCAGTCCGCTTGGTCCTTACTGGTATTGGTAACCTAAACAGAGTTTAGGTCATCTGCAAATATTGCTTCTTCACAACTCACTCTACTTTCCaaattattaatatatatattaaacaaCCAAAATCCTAATATAGTTCCCCACCATTCACCCTTTGCCATGATGAACATTAATTTATTCCTagcctttgttttctctctcttagcCAGCTTCTTGCATCATGACTACATAGCTTCTTTAGTATGGGACTTTTATAAACCCTTTGACAAAGTTCAAATAAATTGTCAAGTAGTTTTTCTTAATCCATTATTTTATTGACACATTCAGAGAATTCTGATAGATTAGTGAGGCCTGGGTAATCAAATGTTATAGGTCATTTTAAGAAAATACACAATTTGCATATTCTAATATGCTGAACTCAAGGCACCAATCTGATCCAATGTGGCAAATCCTTTTTCCAGCTGCGTGATCAAGGCTAGAGCCTTCATAGATCGATAATACCAAAGTTTTGATCACTAAGTTATCTAGATAAGAAAATGTGTCCCATTCTCTGGTTCGGACGTCTTCCTTCTCACTTATTCCCGCCTGGTATGCTTGTGGAATTCATCATCTTTCagatacaagaaaaataaattaacatcCATCatacccaactttttttttttttttttttttttaaaaacccaggtcCATGAACCAACCAACACAGTAACAGCAGCAAAGCCCACACTGACTAGCAGCAGCTTCAGATTAGTCCCACTCTATACCCTGAGGCCTGGAGGTGGCCATAGTGACAGTTCTGAGTCCAACAGGGAAgataaaactgaatttttttttctcatactCAGCACTGCTGTGGTGTCTGTCCTGTAGGGAGAGATCATGGGCCTTCTGTTTTAGTTGATTACCTGTTGCTATCCCCTGCTGCAATGGCACTGTTGAGGCTGTAACCCTGCAGGGAAGGATGTGAGGCATAAAGGGTTGAGTGGAAGAATGAGCatttgggaaggagggagagaacatagggaaagaaacagagaaaGTGGGGAGGGCTGTGGGAGAATGAGGGAATCCAGGAAAGGACACCTCTGTAATGCTAGCTTCAAAAGCAGAAGGGTGGGGAAAGGATTCAGCCAGCAAAAAGAGCTACTACCATAGCCACAGAGGTCTGGGATCCAACCTGTTGCTTTAATAAGGCTCAGTAATGACAGTCTCCACACACCGATCTGTcctctgcacttctccttccAATCTTACCTCCAGTTCTATCTCCTCTTCACATTTCTTTATGGAGATCAAGCACTACAAAGCCATCAGGTACAGGAGAGGTAGAAGTATCCAGTAAAGGGCAAGAGGGGATAAGGAGGCTGATGCCATGTTCATGGTCAGTAGCTGCAAATGAACAGTCGTCTTGATGCTGGAATctgtaaatgaagaaaaaagaCTGAAGGGAATTGTCTTATTCACATATTtgtccccaccatggggaagATAAGCATCCAGAGTTTCCTTTCTTTAATAGCCATGGGTAAAGGATGATCCTGCTTCCCACTCTGCAAGGACACTGCTGTGAAATTCCCATTGTGACAGTTCTGTGGACCTCAGCATGGTGAAGAGTAGGAAAACTTGTCTAAGTTTatctgaaaatttcctttcttcaaaacaaggtcTAAAAGATGCAATCCACTCTTGAAACAAACGGAACAGCTGCAGTCGCCAGATAGAAGTTGCTTTTTTGTTAGAGGAAAGTATCCCCATGGAGAGCTCCTCAAACAGTTTCAAATTTCCAAAAGTTTTCACTGTCACCTCTATTGCCGTGCTCCACAGCAGGAGAGACCATTTGTCTTGTCAAGCTATAGTGAACACTGTCTCTAATGAGAGACCATCAAATGGAATGATCCCAGATATGGAAGTTCTCAACAGTCAGTCTATTCCCCTAGTGTCAGTGCCTGACAGGTCCAGTTCTACCCTCAATTACATGCAGGCTGAAGACTCATCGCAGTGGATCTGTGGACTTTCTTACTCAATGAGAATATTTTCAGGTACGCTTAGATAAATTTCCCTTTGACTAAGACCAGGTCTACACCACAAACTTACATCGGTATGactacatcactcagaggtgtgaaaaatccaccaccCTGGgcgatgcagttataccgacctaaccctgctgtagacagcgctatgttgatgaGAGAGCTTCTCCAATCAacgtagctactgcctctcacagaTTAACTACGCCGCTTCACTAACGTGCTTCAGCAGTGCGACTGCGCAGTTGAAGctctgtatgtgtagacaagccctaagctagGACCAGATTTAGAACAAGCAACTGGGAGGTGAAAGGTCCCATAGTCCCCCTGAACCATCCAGCCTATCCTAGCTGGGGTCTGGATTGGAACCAGCAACTGGAAAGGCTCTGTAGCTCACTCCAAATTCCATACCACGTAAGCCCCCATGCAGTCGTTAACACATCTTCAGCCCATGTCTAATGCCTTTAAGTGGTGCTGGAATGTACCTGTCACTTCGATGTCCCCTGTAGCTTTGGCAATGTCATTCTTGATAACACAGGTATAGGTAGTATTAGCTGTGATGTTGTGCAGAACAGATACCACGTTCATAGTCACATTCTCAGAGTTCAGCTTGAAGCTGGTGTTGGAGACCTCAGATAAGTTGTCCCTGGTGTTATTGTGTGAGGTCCAAACCACGACAGGTTGCGGGAACCACCGAGGAGCCTCACACCGCAGGGTGTCCATGCTGCTGTTGTAATCCACATGCATCTCTGGAGAGCTGAAGGCTGTAGAATCAGTTAAAAGAGAAGAGTGGTGAACAAAACTGGAACCTCTAGGCATCTGGTATAAAATACCGACTGTGCCTGTCTGCTGTATCGTATTTCTAGAGGGCCTATTACTGTAACATCTAAGTACTTACCCTGAAACCAGAGATTCAAGCACCAGTCTTCATCCTTCCATGGCAGGCAGAGTTCCATGCAATTAACTATGTCTGGGACTGAATACAGAATATCCCAAAGTTCCTTATACCTGAGCAACTTGGTTTATCAAGCTAACAAGTTCCACTGAGGCACCTGCCTGAACCTTACAGCCTCTGGGGAAAACATTTCTCTTAGTTTTCCAGTTGGCACTTGATTAAACTGTAGAGTCAGGGCCACTGTTTCCCCTTTAGTCAACTGGCCACTTCCCCCTCTTCTGAGAATATTTCTCATAACAGGGGAGAGAAAATATATTCAAGAAAAACAGGCAAATGTGCTTGTAGAACTATTTTGGCCACCCTCACCACGCATTCCTGCAGCATACCATTTATAGCAGAGGTCTTTAATCTGGGGGCaaggagggagcaccacccagctccgctcctggccccagctgccagccccgtggCCCAGGGATCTGCTTCTGGCCGCGGCTGCCAGCCCCGTGCCCGGGGATC
The nucleotide sequence above comes from Caretta caretta isolate rCarCar2 chromosome 1, rCarCar1.hap1, whole genome shotgun sequence. Encoded proteins:
- the VTCN1 gene encoding V-set domain-containing T-cell activation inhibitor 1 isoform X3, giving the protein MPLGMEGGRRYISVTTLTSAGNIGEDGILGCTFEPDIKLSNIEIRWAKAGVSGMVHEFKGGKDHLKDQDEVFKGRTAVFAEQVIGGNASLMLRDVQLSDAGAYKCSVTTSKGNGEAGLEYKTGAFSSPEMHVDYNSSMDTLRCEAPRWFPQPVVVWTSHNNTRDNLSEVSNTSFKLNSENVTMNVVSVLHNITANTTYTCVIKNDIAKATGDIEVTDSSIKTTVHLQLLTMNMASASLSPLALYWILLPLLYLMAL